One segment of Pyricularia oryzae 70-15 chromosome 3, whole genome shotgun sequence DNA contains the following:
- a CDS encoding 3-oxoadipate enol-lactonase translates to MTRIPGLKRSRFNKTHSKMSTFTLPDSRVMAYDLTPSPTPLPIILLSNPLLTSYRAWDRVTPVLQAAGFRVLRYDQPGHGSSTAPSNPETTTFSSIADDVAQLLRHLGVERLHAWVGVSMGAATGVYFATRHPGIISRLVVCDTISASPANAGVPDAFADRVLQARTAGNVETQVQSTLERWFGAGWLKSEEAEASRMRDLMVKTSVGGFEACVAALRSQSFDLRPLLPEVGKGCEDALLIVGENDADLPVKMEELRAGIEDSLRKNGKEGKKVDLVVIKNAGHAVFVDGFEDFCKTLLNFVQQ, encoded by the exons ATGACCAGAATTCCGGGGCTGAAAAG ATCACGTTTCAACAAAACCCACTCAAAAATGTCAACCTTCACCCTCCCAGACTCGCGCGTCATGGCCTACGACCTGACCCCGAGCCCAACGCCACTCCCCATCATCCTCCTCAGCAACCCCCTCCTCACCTCATACCGGGCCTGGGACCGCGTGACCCCAGTGCTGCAGGCAGCGGGCTTCCGCGTCCTCCGCTACGACCAGCCGGGGCACGGCTCGTCCACCGCACCCAGTAACCCGGAGACAACGACCTTCTCCTCCATCGCCGACGACGTGGCCCAGCTGCTCCGCCACCTGGGAGTCGAGCGCCTGCACGCCTGGGTTGGCGTGTCCATGGGTGCCGCCACGGGCGTCTACTTTGCCACCCGCCACCCGGGCATCATCTCCCGCCTGGTCGTGTGCGACACCATCTCGGCGTCGCCCGCCAACGCCGGCGTGCCCGACGCCTTTGCCGACCGCGTGCTGCAGGCCCGCACCGCCGGCAACGTCGAGACCCAGGTCCAGTCCACGCTGGAGCGCTGGTTCGGCGCAGGCTGGCTAAAGTCggaggaggccgaggcgTCTCGCATGCGCGACCTGATGGTCAAGACGTCGGTCGGCGGGTTCGAGGCCTGCGTCGCGGCGCTGCGGAGCCAGTCGTTTGACCTGCGGCCGCTGCTGCCCGAGGTGGGCAAGGGCTGTGAGGATGCCTTGTTGATCGTGGGTGAGAATGACGCCGATCTGCCGGTCAAGATGGAGGAGTTGAGGGCGGGGATCGAGGATAGCTTGAGAAAGAATGGCAAGGAGGGTAAGAAGGTGGATTTGGTTGTCATCAAGAATGCCGGACATGCCGTCTTTGTGGATGGGTTTGAGGACTTTTGCAAGACGCTGCTCAACTTTGTCCAGCAGTGA